Proteins found in one Pseudomonas mosselii genomic segment:
- a CDS encoding TonB-dependent receptor, protein MLSALRPLHCLPARPTLLALCLAMSLAAEAAPVPFDLPAQPLARSLSQLAQQAKVQLLFDEALLGSAQAPALKGDFEAEAAIGRLLVGSRFSVVRMGNTYVVRLREDAPSADNSIQLGALSIVGDGKQVEPGNVGRSTLDQEQIDRYQPNNIPSVLATLPGVNMGGSAKPGGQTINIWGLGDAEDVPMTLDGAPKSGFERYQQGTIFIEPELIKHIEVDKGPHSVKTGNGGFGGSVNMQTKDAGDLLQEGRDSGAMLKYGYASNDHQQIYSSALFGRSDDRRFDGLVYYTKRDGGNLKMADNLPDPNNQWPVNPKRVPYSALDLDGMLLKGNVHFTDEHSLGLSYSRSETDRWTTFAATAYPAPPSAADIKKYGYEGSLKRFLAYRTTIDTTWSATYKYQPIENPWVDLQVKYSESDTKQTDEREATAFFQPATGGRKMDTEYKDRMLDVKNTSTFLTGPLEHALTAGVQLRRHDRDTQMWMPGKTYEVPKYNYGHYQPYFMPSGQVHSQGYYLQDAVTLGSVTITPSLRYDHVTNEGKPNQAPYYNNPAAGHDYSDKTYSGWSPRLSLFWKATEQTVLFADYSKTWRAPVLDEQYEVQGVGSRTSTSRDLDPERITGVRVGSISDFSNVFVQGDSAQVRTTLFRNKITDEIFKATGVGCQEQLVTGGSIANTCGGGLMGNYRNIGDVEYKGFEIETFYDSTYLFGAVSYAWMEGRHEGAYTNPWGPDVWAKDVPAPKWITTLGVKIPSWDARVGWTAQFVGATRHLPSDKYFEGPASALGDRYYDNFGNEKYEIHGLFANWKPQQPYLKGTEVNLTVDNLFNKAIRPELSGENAYTQGRNAKISVTRFF, encoded by the coding sequence ATGTTGTCCGCGTTGCGTCCATTGCACTGCCTGCCTGCCCGACCCACCCTGCTGGCCCTGTGCCTGGCCATGAGCCTGGCCGCTGAAGCCGCGCCGGTACCCTTCGACCTGCCTGCACAACCGCTGGCCCGTTCGTTGAGTCAGCTGGCCCAGCAGGCCAAGGTCCAGTTGCTGTTCGACGAGGCCCTGCTCGGCAGCGCACAGGCACCGGCACTCAAGGGAGATTTCGAGGCCGAGGCGGCCATCGGGCGCCTGCTGGTGGGCAGCCGCTTCAGTGTCGTGCGCATGGGCAACACCTACGTGGTACGCCTGCGCGAGGACGCCCCGAGTGCCGACAACAGCATCCAGCTCGGCGCCTTGAGCATCGTCGGCGACGGCAAGCAGGTGGAGCCCGGCAACGTCGGACGCTCGACCCTCGACCAGGAACAGATCGACCGCTACCAACCGAACAACATCCCCAGCGTACTGGCCACCTTGCCCGGCGTGAACATGGGCGGCTCGGCCAAACCCGGCGGCCAGACCATCAACATCTGGGGCCTGGGCGACGCCGAGGACGTGCCGATGACCCTTGATGGCGCGCCCAAGAGCGGCTTCGAGCGTTACCAGCAAGGCACGATCTTCATCGAGCCGGAACTGATCAAGCACATCGAGGTGGACAAGGGTCCCCATTCGGTGAAGACCGGCAACGGCGGCTTCGGCGGCAGCGTCAACATGCAGACCAAGGACGCCGGCGACCTGCTGCAGGAAGGTCGCGACAGTGGCGCCATGCTCAAATATGGCTACGCCAGCAACGACCATCAGCAGATCTACAGCTCGGCGCTGTTCGGCCGCAGCGATGACAGGCGCTTCGACGGCCTGGTCTATTACACCAAACGCGACGGCGGCAACCTGAAAATGGCCGACAACCTGCCGGACCCGAACAACCAGTGGCCGGTCAACCCCAAGCGCGTGCCCTACAGCGCCTTGGACCTGGACGGCATGCTGCTCAAGGGCAACGTCCACTTCACCGACGAGCACAGCCTGGGCCTTTCCTACTCGCGCTCCGAAACCGACCGCTGGACCACCTTCGCCGCCACCGCCTACCCGGCGCCACCCTCGGCCGCGGACATCAAGAAGTATGGCTACGAAGGCTCTCTCAAACGCTTCCTGGCCTATCGCACCACCATCGACACCACCTGGTCGGCCACCTACAAGTACCAGCCCATCGAGAATCCGTGGGTCGATTTGCAGGTGAAATACTCCGAGTCCGACACCAAGCAGACCGACGAGCGTGAAGCCACGGCGTTCTTCCAGCCGGCCACCGGTGGTCGCAAGATGGACACCGAGTACAAGGACCGCATGCTCGATGTGAAGAACACCAGCACCTTCCTTACTGGACCGCTGGAGCATGCGCTTACCGCTGGCGTACAGCTTCGTCGCCACGATCGCGACACGCAGATGTGGATGCCCGGCAAGACCTATGAAGTGCCCAAGTACAACTATGGCCACTACCAGCCCTACTTCATGCCCAGCGGCCAGGTCCACAGCCAGGGCTACTACCTGCAGGACGCCGTCACCCTGGGCAGCGTGACCATCACTCCGTCATTGCGCTATGACCACGTCACCAACGAGGGCAAGCCCAACCAGGCGCCCTACTACAACAACCCGGCCGCCGGCCACGACTACAGCGACAAGACCTACAGCGGCTGGTCGCCACGCCTGTCGCTGTTCTGGAAGGCCACCGAACAGACCGTGCTGTTTGCCGACTACAGCAAGACCTGGCGCGCCCCCGTGCTGGATGAGCAGTACGAGGTGCAAGGCGTGGGAAGCCGCACGTCCACCAGCCGCGACCTTGACCCGGAACGCATTACCGGCGTGCGCGTGGGCAGCATCAGTGATTTCTCCAACGTGTTTGTTCAGGGCGACAGCGCCCAGGTACGCACGACCTTGTTCCGCAACAAGATCACCGACGAGATCTTCAAGGCCACTGGCGTCGGCTGCCAGGAGCAACTGGTCACTGGCGGCAGCATCGCCAACACCTGCGGCGGTGGCCTGATGGGCAACTACCGCAACATCGGCGACGTGGAGTACAAGGGCTTCGAGATCGAGACGTTCTACGATTCCACCTACCTGTTCGGCGCGGTATCGTACGCCTGGATGGAAGGTCGCCATGAGGGCGCCTATACCAACCCTTGGGGCCCCGACGTATGGGCCAAGGATGTGCCGGCGCCGAAATGGATCACCACCCTGGGGGTCAAGATTCCGTCCTGGGACGCCCGTGTCGGCTGGACCGCACAATTCGTCGGCGCCACCCGCCACCTGCCCAGTGACAAATACTTCGAGGGCCCGGCCAGCGCCCTCGGTGACCGCTACTACGACAACTTCGGCAACGAGAAGTACGAAATTCACGGCCTGTTCGCCAACTGGAAACCCCAACAGCCGTACCTCAAGGGCACCGAGGTCAACCTGACCGTGGACAACCTGTTCAACAAGGCAATCCGACCGGAATTGTCAGGCGAGAACGCCTATACCCAAGGGCGCAATGCCAAGATCAGCGTGACCCGGTTCTTCTGA
- a CDS encoding FecR family protein produces MTPTDELDPRPIDAQAASWFSRNRNQPSRQERKAFALWMQTPEHTRAYRQFEQLWDDLAALKQANRPVPLPMRRTPRWRPALAAAAALLCAVLAGNLGAGSTAFSQYIAAGQALQPLQLPDGSQLFVNAQTRLRLDFSAERRLIHLDHGQLYIEVAPDKERPLFVDAGSGQVRVVGTGFDLRRGERELVVAVAHGQVAFDTPGERQPPVLLGARQGVTYDLARGSLTRHELGEQQVADWREGHVSFRNRELASLVDELGLYRQQPVVLADPALGRYKVSGNLDVRDPDALLNALPALLPVKTTLLADGRLRIERR; encoded by the coding sequence ATGACCCCCACCGACGAGCTCGACCCGCGCCCGATCGACGCCCAGGCGGCGAGCTGGTTCAGCCGCAACCGCAACCAGCCGTCGCGCCAGGAGCGCAAGGCCTTCGCCCTGTGGATGCAGACGCCCGAGCACACCCGTGCCTATCGTCAGTTCGAACAGTTGTGGGATGACCTGGCCGCGCTCAAACAGGCCAACCGCCCCGTGCCCTTGCCGATGCGCCGCACGCCACGCTGGCGCCCGGCCCTGGCAGCCGCGGCGGCCCTGCTCTGTGCGGTGCTGGCGGGCAATCTGGGGGCGGGCAGCACCGCCTTCAGCCAGTACATCGCCGCCGGCCAGGCCCTGCAGCCCCTGCAACTGCCCGACGGCAGCCAGCTCTTCGTCAACGCCCAGACTCGCCTGCGCCTGGACTTCAGCGCCGAGCGCCGACTGATCCATCTCGACCACGGCCAGTTGTACATCGAGGTGGCACCCGACAAGGAGCGCCCCCTGTTCGTCGACGCCGGCAGCGGCCAGGTGCGCGTGGTCGGTACCGGCTTCGACCTGCGCCGTGGCGAGCGCGAACTGGTGGTGGCGGTCGCCCACGGTCAGGTGGCGTTCGATACGCCGGGTGAGCGACAACCACCCGTGCTGCTCGGTGCCCGACAGGGCGTCACCTACGACCTGGCGCGCGGCAGCCTGACCCGCCACGAACTCGGTGAGCAGCAGGTCGCCGACTGGCGCGAAGGCCATGTGAGCTTCCGCAACCGCGAGCTGGCCAGCCTGGTCGACGAGCTCGGCCTGTATCGCCAGCAGCCGGTGGTGCTGGCCGATCCGGCGCTCGGCCGCTACAAGGTGTCCGGCAACCTCGACGTGCGCGATCCGGACGCCCTGCTCAATGCCCTGCCTGCGCTGTTGCCGGTCAAGACAACCTTGCTCGCCGATGGGCGCCTGCGCATCGAGCGGCGTTAA
- a CDS encoding RNA polymerase sigma factor, giving the protein MQRPKPDPVAHGFYADILHFLRKHMNNASDAADMTQDVFAQWLGYRDRAKVEQPRAFLFQVARNLLSDHWRRQKVRHAVLADDTLPEAHDTSANDPLDHAQQQQRLNQLRQVLAELSPRRREALMLHRFEGLTQAQIAERMNISVSMVEKHIAAALLQCKQRLDSDNGTEQFP; this is encoded by the coding sequence ATGCAGCGCCCCAAGCCCGACCCTGTCGCCCACGGTTTCTATGCCGACATCCTGCATTTCCTGCGCAAGCACATGAACAATGCCAGCGATGCCGCAGACATGACCCAGGATGTGTTCGCCCAGTGGCTGGGCTATCGGGACCGGGCCAAGGTGGAACAGCCGCGCGCGTTCCTGTTCCAGGTGGCGCGCAACCTGCTGAGCGACCATTGGCGACGGCAAAAAGTCCGCCACGCGGTTTTGGCCGACGACACCCTGCCCGAGGCCCATGACACGTCCGCCAATGACCCGCTGGATCACGCCCAGCAGCAGCAACGACTGAATCAATTGCGCCAGGTGCTCGCCGAACTCTCGCCGCGACGCCGCGAAGCCCTTATGCTCCACCGTTTCGAAGGCCTGACCCAGGCCCAGATCGCCGAACGCATGAACATTTCCGTCAGCATGGTCGAGAAGCACATCGCCGCCGCCCTGCTGCAATGCAAGCAACGCCTGGACAGTGACAACGGCACGGAGCAGTTCCCATGA
- a CDS encoding DUF4917 family protein: protein MPALDAHLPSWADLNQRHPCTALLLGNGASRALWKPFGYFSLFEQAQQVRHKALGVSDQALFKALGSELFEPVLSTLNTTVRANAALAINSTAPLNRYYSIKEALIHAVRAVHLPWPLFPAATRTAINQALRQYRTVYTSNYDLILPWAVAQDAQGFASLFDEQGFFDVRRSEVEGIRVLHLHGGMHLLKLPDGSTRQRGAEQAELLEGFAVNIPGEVPLFVNESRSDDKLRAIRHSDYLSWSLGQLAREQGGLCLFGQHLDASDQHLLEAIRQARPRHLSIAIRPLSEASIINQKQHFIDRFADLDQVSLHFFDSTSHPLGLAELAIAVPASHARRH, encoded by the coding sequence ATGCCCGCACTCGACGCCCACCTGCCCTCCTGGGCCGACCTCAACCAGCGCCACCCCTGCACCGCCCTGCTGCTGGGCAACGGCGCCAGTCGCGCGCTGTGGAAGCCGTTCGGCTACTTCTCGTTGTTCGAGCAAGCCCAGCAGGTACGGCACAAGGCGCTGGGGGTGAGCGACCAGGCGCTGTTCAAGGCTTTGGGTAGCGAGCTGTTCGAGCCGGTGCTCAGCACCCTGAACACCACGGTACGGGCCAATGCCGCGCTGGCGATCAACTCCACCGCACCGCTGAACCGCTACTACTCGATCAAGGAGGCGCTGATCCACGCGGTGCGTGCCGTGCACCTGCCCTGGCCGCTGTTCCCCGCCGCGACGCGCACGGCCATCAACCAGGCGCTGCGCCAGTACCGTACCGTCTACACCAGCAACTACGACCTGATCCTGCCCTGGGCCGTGGCCCAGGATGCGCAAGGTTTTGCCAGCCTGTTCGACGAGCAGGGTTTCTTCGATGTGCGCCGCAGCGAGGTAGAAGGCATCCGCGTGCTGCACCTGCATGGCGGCATGCACCTGCTTAAACTACCCGACGGCAGCACCCGCCAGCGCGGCGCGGAACAGGCCGAGCTGCTCGAAGGCTTCGCCGTCAACATCCCTGGCGAAGTGCCGCTGTTCGTCAACGAGAGCCGCAGTGACGACAAGCTACGCGCCATCCGCCACTCGGACTACCTGTCCTGGAGCCTGGGCCAGCTGGCCCGCGAACAGGGTGGCCTGTGCCTGTTCGGCCAACACCTGGATGCCAGCGACCAGCACCTGCTCGAGGCCATCCGTCAGGCACGGCCACGGCACTTGTCAATCGCCATCCGACCATTGAGCGAGGCGTCGATCATCAACCAGAAGCAACACTTTATCGACCGTTTCGCCGACCTTGACCAGGTTTCACTGCATTTCTTCGATTCAACCAGTCATCCCTTGGGGTTGGCTGAGCTGGCGATTGCCGTACCCGCCAGCCACGCTCGTCGGCATTGA
- a CDS encoding glycerophosphodiester phosphodiesterase family protein, with translation MYKTLLLATLLASTAAHATDGKDLANAQDIPHPAVIAHRGASFDAPESTTPAYLLARELGADYLEMDLQRTRDGVLVVVHDDVLARTSDVAERYPERKASPVSAFTLAELKALDAGSWFNKAYPERARDAFKGQRILTLDEVIDIAEGNPERHPGLYIETKEPAQFPGIEQDLKQRLEARGWLDKPGRVVLQTFDRNSLKLLHEAMPQVPKILLLWVAKGSIEPASGQDFAESGEQDKSAFYARQQPKDRAEFERWLDYAKAGGAIGTGPSAIRTHLGEQSYSDLIQPWMNQASHDKGLLVHVYTLDEAVDFDKAMKAGVDGIFTNRAGELMRFYKRPMPQSEGQLLRKLGY, from the coding sequence ATGTACAAGACCCTTCTCCTGGCCACCCTGCTGGCGAGCACTGCCGCCCATGCCACTGATGGCAAGGACCTTGCCAATGCCCAGGACATCCCTCACCCGGCCGTGATCGCCCACCGCGGCGCCTCGTTCGACGCGCCCGAGTCCACCACCCCTGCCTACCTGCTGGCCCGTGAACTGGGCGCCGACTACCTGGAAATGGACCTGCAGCGCACCCGCGATGGCGTGCTGGTGGTGGTCCACGACGATGTGCTGGCGCGCACCAGCGACGTCGCCGAACGTTACCCGGAGCGCAAGGCCAGCCCGGTCAGCGCCTTCACCCTGGCCGAGCTCAAGGCGCTGGATGCCGGCAGCTGGTTCAACAAGGCCTACCCCGAGCGTGCCCGGGATGCGTTCAAGGGCCAGCGCATCCTGACCCTGGACGAGGTGATCGACATCGCCGAAGGCAATCCCGAGCGTCACCCCGGCCTGTACATCGAGACCAAGGAACCGGCCCAGTTCCCCGGCATCGAGCAAGATCTGAAGCAGCGCCTCGAAGCCCGTGGCTGGCTCGACAAGCCGGGCCGGGTGGTGTTGCAGACCTTCGACCGCAACAGCCTCAAGCTGCTGCACGAAGCCATGCCGCAGGTACCGAAGATCCTCTTGCTTTGGGTGGCCAAGGGCAGCATCGAACCGGCCTCCGGGCAGGACTTCGCCGAGTCCGGCGAGCAGGACAAGTCGGCCTTCTACGCCCGCCAGCAGCCCAAGGACCGCGCCGAGTTCGAGCGCTGGCTCGACTACGCCAAGGCCGGCGGCGCCATCGGCACCGGCCCTTCGGCGATCCGCACCCACCTGGGCGAGCAGAGCTATTCCGACCTGATTCAGCCCTGGATGAACCAGGCCAGTCATGACAAAGGCCTGCTGGTGCACGTCTACACCCTCGACGAGGCGGTGGACTTCGACAAGGCGATGAAGGCCGGCGTCGATGGCATCTTCACCAACCGTGCCGGTGAGCTGATGCGTTTCTATAAACGACCGATGCCACAGAGCGAAGGCCAGTTACTGCGCAAGCTGGGTTACTGA